A stretch of the Salarias fasciatus chromosome 3, fSalaFa1.1, whole genome shotgun sequence genome encodes the following:
- the LOC115386219 gene encoding up-regulator of cell proliferation-like — translation MGVGHDIKGHIACNPHSDQLLADRKELLHHGQFNAEEIHLESFLEDLGLEQFYTQKLSLSKILQIDKKTTDDQPSKCKSDLPWYFLKKLMMVNVTARNVKYPSECESDVSENEEFDLDDLLISPNSADVLNMLDIITALFLCSDGFVQQELALKMSMCQFSVPLLLPDCDKNQSTLMVWALRDIVKKYRPKSLSESKGFTEDRIVVSELPMISFVRLGECSLSKSEILNKLLSSSQQYHDTFVHHNMDCGDRPRRISNGLTEITWYLPCGNENMDIFSHPVALANLRGDIASFQTHFSFLCQTSAAVFVFFDNLNPECKLLKNLNSQTEIFLVGNHQSRNFSLDGLKQRATDMSLKRKNVILKTTDINEVDFVMCLREAVAHVVEKTKMKMRIEQMAEVAHELGILVDEDSPECQTGRKKADDITAEIQDILKYKEDQLPLQGQIWKDLTSLEKEEVRLRKVGSENIEQYKSDLKLQKNELRKKQNSHDISTAMTSFISAVSSNSLERGFFLKWMRINLDDMSRVKLSELRELYKEKCKNSENKKEIKEIDQQLSDSSLGTEHFFREMGQIYEASRALKKTHPSHQQLNHLPKLGAQLLLDGFPLELVDGDASNIPLSWVSDVLSQLNDLVGSKNRILVVTVLGVQSTGKSTLLNTMFGVQFAVSSGRCTRGAFMLLIRIDEELQKELNCDFMMIIDTEGLRSPELSQLDSSYEHDHELATLVVGLSDITIINIAMENSTEMKDILQIVVHAFLRMKEVGKKPQCYFVHQNVSDVSAHEKNLRDRKLLFEQLNEMTQAAAREEKKEQNKSFTDVMAYDPDTGSCYIPGLWTGNPPMAPVNTGYSEAVYELKKNIIQLLRNRNSSVNTVLEFKEWMTSLWNAVKHENFLFSFRNSLVAEAYMRLCTEFNKWEWEFKKEMYNWVTDAETRISHLTLAAQSQIYDLKQFHRQLKTEAVTVMSVWESKLLDKVTQYFEQTDGHVYLVVGYKEEFSNRARSLRKQTERSVLDQLQAAVDIKQGMPELDRIKENHMKEIEKAAIELIEKCRKRKVQMNDEELDEEFNKLWNEILSKLTFPKQHVRDVIGDVSRHLRVNLAHRGSYAHEILSKTRLEDCGKKPFKYKSERFLNKMMNSYWYFFNIETHTKVAQKSADLIIDTCEKYVNNKQNQKTNYHNTYIEEMLQIIDQHLEKNEDLKKDTEFDVYLKLHICGFAARKFQQMHQDFLDEKDPRKCLMKYKPDFCADFKDVFHERDQCQKKAEEFVNKCLKPAVEHFINHYLGLSIVDEMLKKEEFSTRVAFQYYILLDLLSKKNFNDYLSFTSSYESFVKKWILQKIQEHFLISSKTFEFEKRHLETSVSYINEAIEKAKTLNRENVKNLVEDICKELGDKLAMSQDALGASMFLNNADQDKFADCLTISVKEMKEILREKFKTSTLKNKLKCLHMQPQDELFQRVIVCGKQCPFCAVPCEAGGEAHTQHWASLHRPQGLGGHRWPHTDKLITDICSSCVESENRFRCSQTNNEYHPYKRYREIFPDWDIFPDGSLEASDYWKYIMTKYNDDFAKEYKAEPADIPETWRKITSQQAEESLKKSFYVK, via the exons aTGGGTGTGGGACATGATATAAAGGGTCACATCGCATGCAATCCCCATTCAGATCAACTGTTGGcagacaggaaggagctgcTTCACCACGGACAATTCAACGCAGAAG AGATCCACCTGGAGAGCTTTCTGGAGGATCTGGGATTGGAGCAGTTCTACACACAGAAACTATCACTCAGTAAGATACTTCAGATTGATAAGAAGACCACTGATGATCAACCTTCCAAGTGTAAATCAGACCTCCCTTGGTATTTCTTAAAGAAACTGATGATGGTGAATGTAACAGCCAGAAATGTGAAATATCCATCAGAATGTGAAAGTGATGTGTCAGAGAATGAAGAGTTTGATCTGGATGATCTCCTGATCAGTCCAAACTCTGCTGATGTACTGAATATGCTCGACATAATcactgctctctttctgtgCTCTGATGGTTTTGTGCAGCAGGAATTAGCTCTCAAAATGTCCATGTGTCAGTTTTCTGTGCCTCTGCTTCTTCCTGACTGTGATAAAAATCAGAGCACATTGATGGTGTGGGCTTTGAGAGACATTGTTAAAAAGTACAGACCCAAATCACTCTCTGAATCCAAAGGTTTCACTGAAGACAGAATCGTTGTGTCTGAACTACCAATGATCTCTTTTGTGAGACTGGGTGAGTGCTCTTTGTCCAAGTCAGAGATCCTCAACAAGCTCCTGAGCAGCTCTCAGCAGTACCATGACACCTTTGTTCACCACAACATGGACTGTGGAGACAGACCACGAAGAATATCCAATGGACTGACTGAGATAACTTGGTACCTTCCTTGTGGCAATGAAAACATGGATATTTTCAGCCACCCAGTGGCTTTAGCTAACCTCAGAGGAGACATTGCCTCTTTCCAAACACATTTCTCCTTTTTGTgtcaaacatctgcagcagtttttgttttctttgataatcTCAACCCTGAGTGTAAACTACTGAAGAACCTGAACAGCCAGACAGAGATATTCTTAGTGGGAAACCACCAGAGCAGGAACTTTAGTCTTGATGGTTTGAAACAAAGAGCAACTGACATGtccttgaaaagaaaaaacgtAATTTTGAAGACAACAGACATCAATGAAGTAGACTTTGTCATGTGTCTGAGAGAAGCAGTTGCTCATGTAGTtgagaaaacaaagatgaagATGCGAATTGAGCAGATGGCTGAGGTTGCCCATGAACTGGGAATCCTGGTGGATGAAGACTCTCCAGAGTGCCAGACTGGAAGGAAAAAAGCAGATGACATCACTGCTGAAATTCAAGACATCCTGAAGTACAAAGAAGATCAGCTGCCATTGCAAGGCCAGATATGGAAAGACTTGACTTCCTTAGAGAAGGAAGAAGTTCGACTTCGAAAAGTTGGATCTGAAAACATTGAGCAGTACAAAAGTgacctgaagctgcagaaaaatgaactgagaaagaaacaaaactctCATGACATTTCCACAGCAATGACATCCTTTATCAGTGCAGTATCAAGCAACTCTTTAGAGAGAGGCTTTTTTCTGAAGTGGATGCGAATTAACCTTGATGACATGTCTCGTGTAAAACTGTCTGAACTGAGGGAGCTGTACAAAGAAAAGTGCAAGAACTCTGAGAACAAGAAAGAGATCAAAGAAATTGACCAACAGCTTTCTGACAGTTCACTGGGCACTGAACACTTCTTCCGTGAAATGGGTCAAATCTATGAAGCTTCACGagctcttaaaaaaacacatccatcacatcagcaGTTAAATCATCTGCCCAAACTCGGTGCACAGCTGCTACTTGATGGATTTCCACTGGAGCTTGTAGATGGAGATGCTTCCAACATCCCTCTGAGCTGGGTCAGTGATGTTCTCTCTCAGCTCAATGACTTGGTGGGTTCTAAGAACAGGATCCTGGTTGTTACAGTTCTGGGAGTTCAGAGCACAGGAAAGTCCACTCTCCTCAACACCATGTTTGGAGTGCAGTTTGCAGTCAGCAGTGGTCGATGCACTCGTGGTGCCTTCATGCTGCTCATCAGAATTGATGAAGAGCTCCAAAAAGAGCTCAACTGTGACTTCATGATGATCATTGACACTGAAGGCTTGAGGTCACCAGAACTCTCCCAGCTGGACAGCAGCTATGAACATGACCATGAACTGGCAACACTTGTTGTGGGGCTGAGCGACATCACCATTATCAATATTGCAATGGAGaattcaacagaaatgaagGACATCCTCCAGATAGTCGTTCATGCTTTCCTCCGGATGAAGGAAGTGGGCAAAAAGCCACAATGTTACTTTGTTCACCAGAACGTGTCTGATGTTTCAGCCCACGAGAAGAACTTAAGAGATCGGAAGCTGCTCTTTGAACAGTTGAATGAGATGACCCAGgcagcagccagagaggaaaagaaagagcagAACAAGAGCTTCACTGATGTGATGGCGTATGATCCCGACACTGGGAGCTGCTAcattcctggtctctggactggaAACCCTCCAATGGCACCAGTCAACACAGGCTACAGCGAGGCTGTTTATGAGCTCAAGAAAAACATCATCCAGCTCCTGAGAAACAGAAATTCATCTGTTAACACAGTGTTGGAGTTTAAAGAGTGGATGACAAGTCTGTGGAATGCAGTGAAGCATGAAAACTTTCTCTTCAGCTTCAGAAACAGCCTCGTCGCTGAGGCCTACATGAGACTCTGCACAGAATTCAACAAATGGGAATGGGAgttcaaaaaagaaatgtacaaCTGGGTCACAGATGCAGAAACCAGAATTTCTCATCTCACCCTTGCTGCACAATCACAAATATATGACTTGAAACAATTTCATCGTCAGTTAAAAACTGAAGCTGTCACAGTGATGTCTGTCTGGGAGTCAAAACTACTTGACAAAGTAACTCAGTACTTTGAGCAAACAGATGGTCATGTCTATCTGGTTGTTGGATACAAAGAAGAGTTTTCAAACCGTGCAAGAAGTCTACGAAAGCAAACTGAGAGGTCTGTACTTGATCAGCTTCAAGCAGCAGTGGACATCAAACAGGGAATGCCAGAGCTCGACAGAATTAAAGAAAATCACatgaaagaaattgaaaaagcaGCAATTGAGCTGATTGAGAAATGTCGAAAGAGAAAGGTTCAGATGAATGATGAAGAGCTGGATGAGGAATTCAACAAACTGTGGAATGAAATACTGAGCAAACTGACTTTCCCTAAACAACATGTCAGAGATGTTATTGGAGATGTTTCTCGGCATTTGCGAGTAAATCTGGCTCACAGGGGAAGTTATGCACATGAAATATTAAGCAAAACAAGGCTGGAAGATTGTGGGAAGAAGCCTTTTAAATATAAATCAGAGAGATTCCTAAACAAAATGATGAACAGTTATTGGTATTTTTTCAACATTGAAACTCACACTAAAGTTGCACAAAAAAGTGCTGATTTGATCATCGACACTTGTGAAAAATACGTGAACAATAAGCAAAACCAAAAGACCAATTACCACAACACTTACATCGAAGAGATGCTCCAGATCATTGACCAGCATCTGGAAAAGAATGAAGATCTTAAGAAAGACACAGAGTTTGACGTTTATCTGAAACTGCACATCTGTGGATTCGCAGCCAGAAAGTTTCAGCAAATGCACCAAGATTTCTTAGATGAGAAGGATCCCCGCAAATGTCTGATGAAATACAAGCCAGATTTTTGTGCTGATTTCAAAGATGTGTTTCATGAACGAGATCAGTGTCAGAAAAAAGCTGAAGAGTTTGTCAACAAATGCTTGAAACCTGCTGTTGAACACTTCATCAATCATTACCTGGGTCTTTCTATTGTGGATGAAATGCTGAAGAAGGAGGAATTCAGCACACGAGTCGCTTTCCAGTActacattttactggatttgctttcaaagaaaaactttaatgaCTATTTGAGCTTCACTTCCTCCTATGAGAGCTTTGTAAAGAAGTGGATCCTTCAAAAAATACaggaacattttttaatttcctccaaAACATTTGAGTTTGAGAAGCGACATCTTGAGACAAGTGTCAGCTACATAAATGAAGCCATTGAAAAGGCCAAAACACTAAACAGAGAGAATGTGAAAAATTTAGTGGAGGACATCTGCAAAGAGCTTGGTGATAAACTGGCCATGTCCCAGGATGCACTTGGAGCATCTATGTTCCTGAACAATGCTGATCAGGACAAGTTTGCTGACTGCCTCACAATTTCTGTGAAGGAGATGAAAGAAATTTTGAGAGAAAAGTTCAAAACCTCAACGttgaaaaacaaactaaagtGTCTCCACATGCAGCCTCAGGATGAGCTTTTCCAGAGAGTGATCGTATGTGGCAAACAGTGTCCATTCTGTGCTGTTCCctgtgaggctggaggagaagctcatACACAACACTGGGCCTCATTACACCGACCACAGGGTCTGGGTGGACACAGGTGGCCTCACACAGATAAACTTATCACTGACATCTGTTCATCTTGTGTTGAAAGTGAAAATCGTTTCCGCTGCAGTCAAACAAACAATGAATATCATCCTTACAAGAGGTACAGAGAAATATTCCCTGACTGGGATATTTTTCCAGATGGAAGTCTTGAGGCTTCAGACTACTGGAAATACATCATGACCAAGTACAATGATGACTTTGCCAAAGAGTATAAAGCAGAGCCTGCTGACATTCCTGAAACTTGGAGAAAGATCACATCTCAGCAGGCAGAAGAAAGCCTGAAAAAGTCCTTTTACGTGAAGTGA